One segment of Rosa chinensis cultivar Old Blush chromosome 6, RchiOBHm-V2, whole genome shotgun sequence DNA contains the following:
- the LOC121050198 gene encoding uncharacterized protein LOC121050198, which produces MAGPSLHLHLQRASKPCNFPLCFQAEARPLKFGNSWSLSSIKSGSLFDIDELYTEAMKTSGGPSPGGKGHSFTTSQTLEGIKNEGPSSGGKGHAFTTSQTLGGIKNGGPSSERKVHAFINSHTVLGLGEIKRTGPSDGGSGN; this is translated from the exons ATGGCCGGTCCTTCACTTCACCTTCACCTTCAACGAGCGAGCAAGCCATGCAATTTCCCTCTCTGTTTCCAGGCCG AAGCTCGTCCTCTGAAATTCGGCAATTCATGGAGCTTATCCTCTATTAAGAGTGGTAGCTTGTTTGATATTGACGAGTTGTACACTGAAGCAATGAAGACTAGTGGAGGCCCGAGTCCAGGCGGAAAGGGTCACAGCTTCACCACTTCCCAAACTCTTGAGGGGATCAAAAATGAAGGTCCGAGCTCAGGAGGAAAAGGTCATGCCTTCACAACTTCTCAGACTCTTGGAGGGATCAAAAATGGAGGTCCAAGCTCGGAAAGAAAGGTTCATGCCTTCATCAATTCTCACACTGTTCTAGGACTTGGAGAGATCAAAAGGACTGGTCCAAGCGACGGAGGCAGTGGAAATTAG